A part of Primulina eburnea isolate SZY01 chromosome 10, ASM2296580v1, whole genome shotgun sequence genomic DNA contains:
- the LOC140803215 gene encoding uncharacterized protein: MCGRARCTLRPDDIPRACHLNGRPVRHFDMDGYRPSYNVAPGFNVPVVRRGDDGDGNGVVLHCMKWGLIPSFTEKTEKPDYFRMFNARSESLREKSSFRRLLPTNRCLVSVEGFYEWKKDGKKKQPYYIHFKDGRPLVFAALFDSWKNSGEVIYTFTIVTTPSSSALEWLHDRMPVILGDKESTDLWLNDAFSSDLDKIFKPYEVSDLAWYPVTPAMGKLSCDGPECIKKIQVKAEETNSITHFFSTKVSRSLEPEPEHEKTTIKEEILEAGQPKYVKEEPESHSKFDNTRMKDEPIEAGHQKFVNEEPEPHYDHHESITEEDVNELKGDVATLLSKGVSPVKRGFEEFSTAAKPFAKETRRQHKSSDRKRGKGPTDRQPTLFSYFGRS; encoded by the exons ATGTGCGGAAGAGCTCGTTGTACCCTGAGGCCCGATGACATCCCTCGGGCCTGCCATCTCAACGGTAGACCCGTTCGTCACTTCGACATGGACGG GTACCGGCCGTCGTATAACGTGGCGCCGGGTTTCAATGTGCCAGTGGTTCGGAGAGGCGATGACGGAGATGGAAATGGCGTCGTGCTCCATTGTATGAAATGGGGGCTGATTCCGAGCTTCACCGAGAAAACTGAGAAACCTGATTACTTCAGGATG TTCAATGCTCGATCCGAATCATTAAGAGAGAAGTCTTCGTTTCGACGCCTTCTTCCAACAAATAGATGTTTGGTGTCTGTTGAAGG GTTTTACGAATGGAAGAAAGACGGCAAAAAAAAACAACCTTACTATATTCATTTTAAGGATGGTCGTCCCCTGGTGTTTGCTGCTCTATTTGATTCTTGGAAGAATTCTGGAG AAGTCATTTATACCTTCACAATTGTCACAACTCCGTCCTCATCGGCTCTGGAATGGCTGCATG ACAGGATGCCTGTTATCTTGGGTGACAAAGAATCAACTGATTTGTGGCTGAATGATGCTTTCTCGTCTGATCTTGACAAAATTTTCAAACCATATGAAGTATCAGATTTG GCATGGTACCCTGTGACACCTGCAATGGGTAAGCTTTCTTGCGACGGACCAGAGTGCATTAAAAAG ATACAGGTAAAGGCCGAAGAAACAAATTCAATTACACATTTTTTCTCAACAAAGGTGAGCAGATCACTGGAGCCGGAGCCAGAACATGAAAAAACCAcaattaaggaagagattttaGAAGCTGGCCAGCCAAAATATGTCAAAGAGGAACCTGAAAGCCattcaaaatttgataataCCAGAATGAAGGATGAACCTATTGAAGCTGGTCATCAGAAATTTGTGAACGAGGAACCTGAACCCCATTATGATCACCATGAATCTATTACCGAGGAAGATGTAAATGAATTGAAAGGTGATGTTGCTACTTTACTGTCCAAAGGGGTTTCTCCTGTGAAACGAGGATTTGAAGAGTTTTCCACTGCTGCTAAGCCATTTGCAAAAGAAACCCGCAGGCAGCATAAAAGTTCAGACCGAAAGAGAGGCAAGGGACCAACTGATAGACAGCCGACACTATTTTCTTACTTTGGGAGAAGCTAA